The following proteins come from a genomic window of Lolium rigidum isolate FL_2022 chromosome 5, APGP_CSIRO_Lrig_0.1, whole genome shotgun sequence:
- the LOC124657432 gene encoding uncharacterized protein LOC124657432, which translates to MTAMVVLVGYLGETKMDKGQSAFGSYAAVRAPQIPSMLWLHKFEQPKELHVPFSPALQNFSRKKKTLHYRRRRQGPTDRKESAAAGNLIPRKQPPKTRERGERAKEIGNGSCSDSSRARSCSKYGMCGCQEAAAFCNASRHRIQSDQR; encoded by the exons ATGACTGCAATGGTGGTACTAGTTGGGTACTTGGGGGAGACGAAGATGGATAAAGGACAATCTGCCTTTGGAAGTTATGCGGCTG TACGTGCTCCACAAATTCCTAGCATGCTTTGGCTCCACAAATTCGAGCAGCCG AAAGAGCTGCACGTCCCGTTCAGCCCTGCACTACAGAActtctcaagaaaaaaaaaaaccctgCACTACAGACGACGGCGGCAGGGGCCGACCGATAGAAAAgagagcgccgccgccggcaacctCATCCCCAGGAAGCAGCCACCGAAGACTCGAG AGAGGGGCGAGCGTGCTAAGGAGATAGGCAATGGATCCTGCTCAGATTCCTCAAGG GCACGATCCTGCTCCAAGTATGGTATGTGTGGATGCCAAGAGGCTGCGGCGTTCTGCAATGCCAGCCGACACCGTATCCAAAGTGATCAACGCTGA